The genomic region GGAAATGGTGGGGGTCAGGACGGGATGCGGCCGAGCAGGCGAAGAACCCCGTCCAAGAAGGTGTACGGATGAGGCGGGCAGCCCGGAACGAACAGATCCACAGGGATGTGTTCCTGCGTCCCCGTGCCCGCCGGCGGCAGCCCGGCAAATGGCCCGCCGGAAATGGCACAGGAACCCACCGCGATGACCAGCTTCGGCTCTGGCACGGCCTCGTAGGTCTTGATCAGGGCCTCCCTCATGTTCTCCGGCACCGGCCCGGTCACGTAGAGCCCGTCGGCGTGTCGCGGTGAGGCCACGAATTCCATGCCGAACCGGCCAATATCGAAGACGACCGTGGTCAGCACGTTGGCGTCGGCCTCGCAGGCGTTACACCCGCCCGCACTAAC from Deltaproteobacteria bacterium harbors:
- a CDS encoding hydrogenase — its product is MEVCPTDSLHRTANVLGIDLGTCLFCGACERACMHGIVRFSQDYCLAGRRREDLIMMPDLAPRVEALDSRMRTLFGRSLKLRQVSAGGCNACEADANVLTTVVFDIGRFGMEFVASPRHADGLYVTGPVPENMREALIKTYEAVPEPKLVIAVGSCAISGGPFAGLPPAGTGTQEHIPVDLFVPGCPPHPYTFLDGVLRLLGRIPS